The sequence below is a genomic window from Thermoplasmatales archaeon.
CTTTCCACCAGCCATCCCGATACCCGCAGATGCTGGAAGTCCCCATCCAAGTTGCCCACTCCTTGCAGTGAAATAAGATCTCGGTTTGTAGCCTATAATGTCACGAAGCAATGATGACGAGGATATTGATTCATCAACGATCACATGATCGCCGAAAACCTGAGCTATTTTCTTCATAACGTAATAGACGCCCATCCGTTTCTTTTCCCTTAACATTCTGCTGTTATCTGGCTTTAAAGCTTCTCGCAAGTAGGATCCTTTAGCAGTAACCTTCTCAGCCAATGAAGCCATAAATGTTTTTGGATTCATTACAAAAGACTGACCTACATTTCTGGAAAGATCAAACCCAACCGAAATGACTTCCTTTCCCGGGAGTACCGGACTTGGCAGATATGGATAGAGTGTAATGTTCCCTCCCACGAATAGAATCAGATCGTGGTTAAGCAACTTTAGATTTATGACTGCCGTTGCCGGAAGGAGGTCTCCGGCAAAATTCTTCATTGAAGAATCCACAGAGGCCCTTGAGGAAAGCGGTTCTACATATACTGGACAACCAATCTTAGATGCAAGTCTTTCGAGTTCCGCGTGTGCTGAAAATAAGTCAATTTCATATCCAGCAACAATACATGGATTAGTAGAAGCTTTAATCCTCTCAGCAACATATTGCACAGCATTCTCGTCAATAAGGTCATAGTTGGGGGTATCTTTTATTATCCCAGACCAGCTGCCTTCATCATCCAAAAGATCCATTGGAAAGGATATAAATACCGGTCCCATGGGAGGAGTAAGGGCTATAGATCTAGCTTTCTGCATAACTTCCGGTATTTCTGAAGCATGCTTTATTTCATACTTGTACTTTACGAGATCGTCGACCAGCCCGACAAGATCAAAAGATAGGATAGGATCGTAAAATAAGTGGCGTGTGTCCTGTTGACCGGACGTTATCAATATCGGTGTTCTGTTTGCCCTTGCGGTGTTTATGAATGCAATGGAGTTACCAACACCATGGATCGTGTGCAGATTAACGAGCGGTAGATTGCCAGAAAATTGCGAATATCCATCTGCCATACCCACCGATAAGGCATCGTGAAGAGTAAGTACGTAATTGTCAAAGGAACGAAACATTGGTATTTCAGTGGTGCCAGGGTTCCCAAAAACAGTGTTAATGTCAAGAGATTTCATAGAATCTCTGAGTAGTTCCCATCCTTTCATTCTTTCACCTGGAATTGAGGCTCGAGACCTTGCTGATACCTGAATATATTTGAGATTGCCTCCGTTATGAATC
It includes:
- a CDS encoding thiamine pyrophosphate-binding protein, which encodes MKGWELLRDSMKSLDINTVFGNPGTTEIPMFRSFDNYVLTLHDALSVGMADGYSQFSGNLPLVNLHTIHGVGNSIAFINTARANRTPILITSGQQDTRHLFYDPILSFDLVGLVDDLVKYKYEIKHASEIPEVMQKARSIALTPPMGPVFISFPMDLLDDEGSWSGIIKDTPNYDLIDENAVQYVAERIKASTNPCIVAGYEIDLFSAHAELERLASKIGCPVYVEPLSSRASVDSSMKNFAGDLLPATAVINLKLLNHDLILFVGGNITLYPYLPSPVLPGKEVISVGFDLSRNVGQSFVMNPKTFMASLAEKVTAKGSYLREALKPDNSRMLREKKRMGVYYVMKKIAQVFGDHVIVDESISSSSLLRDIIGYKPRSYFTARSGQLGWGLPASAGIGMAGGKVVLIIGDGGMMYSIQELWTIVNYRIPVKIIVLNNNGYGILKSFSISSFPGMENKDYFSFDLPLAKIIASYGVETQVAGEDLKELSWLHEGEQSKALVINVDTTIPKLFP